One Streptomyces umbrinus genomic window, TTCAACACGACGGAATTCAGCATCAAGCGTGACGACACGGGAACCGGATTCGACTTCTCCAGGACCGACACCGTCAAAGCCGACCACCTCGGGTTCTTCATGTGGTCCGAGAAGCGCACCGATGTGAGCGGATTCCTCAAGGCCACGTACAAGGAGGAGCAGAACGGCCAGAAGGTGTTCTTCTCCCCCAGTGAGGGCGGCACGAGCGTGCACGTCTTCTATCCGCAGCTCCTGAAGAACGGCACCCCTGACGGCCGCCTCTGGCTGCGCAACGTGAAGTGCGGAACTCCCGAGGCGAGCGGAATCCAGAACTCGTCGAACAGCATCCGCACGGAACCCGGATTCGAGGAGGGCGGCACGAACGTCTCGGACGTCGAGGTCCCGCTGTCCGAGATCCCGGCGCCGTAGGCAGGAGCGACAGCCGTACAGCGGAAGCGACCGCCGTAATCGGGAGCGACCGCGGTGAAGTACGGCAACGGCAACAAGGCACGAACGGCCCCCGCGAGTCACGCGGGGGCTTCTCCGTACCCGCCGCCACGGACACCTTCCGTGCCGGCCGCCCCCTCAGCGCGCGGTCGATCCCAGGGGGCCCAGGGTGTCGCTGTACGGGGCCCCGAGCCACCGCAGGACCGCGTCCGTGCCGCCGCGGGCGTCCAGCTTGGCGTAGATGTTGCTGAGGTTGTTGCGGACGGTCTTCTCGCTCAGCCCCAACCTCAGGCCGATCTCCTGTGCGCCCAGGCCGGTCGAGAGCAGTTCCATGATCTCCCGCTCCCTGGGCGAGAGCAGGGCACGCATCCGCTCCGTCGCCTCCCCGCTGCCCGGCATACGCCGGGCAGCGTCGCGCAGGGCGGCGCACGCGGTCGGCGAGAGGTAGGTGTGGCCGATCGTGGCGGCCATCACCGCCGAGGACAGCATGTGGGTGCAGTAGTCGCCCTCGACCAGATAGCCCGCGCCGCCCCGGAACACCTCGACCACCGTCTCCGTGTCGCGCCGGGGGCTGAGGACGATCACCGGGGCGCTCATCGCGCCCATGGCCTTCAGCAGCTCCGCAAAGGCGGTCGACGGGTCCTCGCACCGGAGAACGACGACGTCCACCGCGCCCTCCGAAGGGCGTTCCCGGAGCTCGCGGTAGGGCGGCGACAGGTGCAGCACCCGGCCCACGTACGGATCGTCCGGGGCCGGCCAGTCCTCGTGCGGCCAGTCACCGTCGGCGCAGGCCAGGGCGACGGACAGCTTGCGGGAGGAATCCGCTGGAGCGGTGGTGCCGACGTGCGCGGAGCTGTGCCGGGAGCCGTGCTGTGCGCTGTTCTTGGAAGTTCGGACGTGCCGGGGGGATCGCACTTCGCGTGTCCTTCCGCCGAAGCCATGACGTCCTTGCATACGCGGCACAGGCGGAAGTTGTTCGAAGTTTCAAGAAAGAACTGTCTGGCTGTCAGACAGGTTCCCCGGAGCGACCCGCAACAGCGGCCTACAGCAGCGGGGCGACCTCCGTTCCGAACGCGGCCATCTGGTCGGTGAGTTCGGTACGGCTCCGGCTGCGGAACCGCACCTGGATCTGGTGCACCCCCATCGCCCGGTACGCGCGCAACGACTCGGCGAGCGCCTCGGGGTCCCCGCTGAGGGTGCGGCGCCCGACACTCCACCCCGGCTCCCCCACGTACAGCGGCTCGGTGATCGCGCCGACGACGAGGGGCTCGACGACCCCCGCCTCCTCCCTCAGTCGTCGGACCCGGGCGATCTGCTCGGGCAGCCGCTCCCGCGGGTCCCCCTGCGGCAGCCACCCGTCGCCCCTGACCGCGGCCCGCCGGACGGCGGCGGGCGAGGACCCGCCGACCCAGACGGGTACCCGTTCCTGCGCGGGCCGGGGCCGCTGCCCGAGCCCCTCGAAGTCGTACAACTTCCCGTGATGGGTGGGGAATTCATCGGGTCCGAGCGCGGCCCGCAGCGCGTCGACGCACTCGTCGAGCACGGCCCCACGCCGCTCGAAGTCCACCCCGAGGACCTCGAACTCCTCCTGTACGTGTCCGGCGCCGACCCCGAGGATCAGCCGCCCTCCGCTCAGGTGGTCGAGGGTCGCGTACTGCTTGGCGGTGAGCAGCGGGTGCCGCAGCCCGACGACCGCGACATGGCTCAACAGCCGTACGCGCTCGGTGACTGAGGCCAGAAAGCCGAGGGTGGCGACGGGGTCGTACCAGACCGTGCTCATCGCGGAGGCGAGGCGGCGCGGTATGGCGACGTGGTCGCAGCTCGCGACGTAGTCGAAGCCGGAGCGGTCGGCGGTGCGGGCGATCTCGACGAGGTCGCCGGGACCCGCGTCCGCCTCCCACGCCTCCGCGTAGAGGGTGCTCTGGGACTGGACGGGAAGCTGAATCCCGTAGGTGAAGGACGTGTTGCCGAGGGAGGCGCTCAACGGGCACCGCCCGGCCCGGCCCAGAGCCCGTCCCCGGTCAGCCCCAGGAGCTCGATGGCGTTGCGCCGTACGATCCGGTCGACGACGTCCGCGTCCAGGTGCCCCATCTGCGCCTCGCCGACCTCCCTCGACTTCGGCCAGGTGGAGTCGGAGTGGGGGTAGTCGGTCTCGTACAGCACGTTCCCCACGCCAATGGCGTCGAGGTTCTTCAAACCGAAGGCGTCGTCGAAGAAGCACCCATACACGTGCTCGGTGAAGAGTTCGGACGGCGGGCGGTGGACCTTGTCGGCGACGCCGCCCCAGCCGCGGTTCTCCTCCCACACGACGTCCGCGCGTTCGAGGATGTACGGGATCCAGCCGATCTGGCCCTCCGCGTACATGACCTTGAGGTTCGGGAAGCGCTCGAACTTGCCGCTCATCAGCCAGTCGACCATCGAGAAGCAGCAGTTGGCGAAGGTGATGGTGGAGCCGACGGCCGGCGGGGCGTCGGCGGAGGTGGAGGGCATCCGGCTGCTCGACCCGATGTGCATGGCGATGACGGTGCCCGTCTCGTCGCAGGCGGCGAGGAACGGATCCCACTCGTCCGTATGAACGGAGGGCAGTCCGAGGTGCGGAGGTATCTCGGAGAAGGCGACGGCCCGTACCCCGCGGGCGGCGTTGCGCCGCACCTCCTGCGCGGCGAGTTCCGCGTCCCACAGAGGTATGAGGGTGAGCGGTATCAGGCGGCCCGCCGCATCGGGCCCGCACCACTCCTCCACCATCCAGTCGTTGTAGGCGCGCACCGAGAGGAGCCCCAGTTCCCGGTCCTTGGCCTCGGTGAAGGTCTGGCCGCAGAAGCGGGGGAAGGTGGGGAAGCAGAGGGCGGACTGGACGTGGTTGACGTCCATGTCGGCCAGGCGCTGCGGGACGTCGTACGAGCCCGGGCGCATCTGCTCGTAGGTGATGACTTCGAGTTTGATCTCGTCCCTGTCGTATCCGACGGCGGTGTCGAGACGGGTGAGGGGGCGGTGCAGGTCCTCGTAGACCCACCAGTCGCCGATCGGGCCGTCGTCACCGGGGTTTCCCATGACCGGGGCGAACTTGCCGCCCAGGAAGGTCATTTCCTTGAGCGGGGCACGGACGATGCGCGGCCCCGTGTCCCGGTACTGCGACGGGAGCCGGTCCCGCCAGACGTTGGGGGGCTCCACGGTGTGGTCGTCCACCGAGATGATCTTCGGGAAGGTCTCCATGTGTTTTACGGTAGCGCCGATCTGACGGTCCGTCAGCTACCGCGCGGCGGCTCTCTGGAATGCGGGAACCTCGTCACGGGGTTGCGGGGAGGGGGTGTGGGCTCTGTGAGGGCTTGCGCCACTCGGCACGGCGGCCTGTGATCGGTGTCTCCCACGGCTGACGCATCCGCCATGAACAAGGCAAACTGGCCTGGTTGTCATGACGTTTCGGCAGGGGGCAGGGATGGACGGTGTACCGCGAGTACCGGAGCAGTGGCGTCCCGAGGATTCGGCGGCGCTCCGCTTCAGCGTGCTCGGCCCGGTGCGCGCCTGGCGTGGGGCGGATTCCTTGCCCACCGGGTCCCCTCAACAACGCGCCTTGCTGGCGGCCCTGCTGCTCCGCGAGGGCCGCACGGCCACGGCGGGCGAACTGATCGACGCGTTGTGGGGGGAGGAGCCGCCTTCGCAGGCGTTGGCGGCGGTTCGGACGTATGCGTCGCGGTTGCGGAAGATCCTCTCGCCGGGCGTTCTGGTCAGTGAGTCGGGCGGGTATGCCGTCCGGCTCACCGACGCGTCCGGCGTGGGTGCCTCGCTGGACCTCGCGCTGGCCCAGGAGTTGGCGGCCGACGCGGAGAAGGCGAAGGCGACGGGCGACCTGTGCCATGCGCGCGCCCTGCTGAACAAGGCCCTGAGCCTGTGGGACGGGGAGGTCCTGGCGAGCGTTCCGGGCCCGTACGCGGAGACCCAGCGCGCCCGCCTGGAGGAGTGGCGGCTCCAACTCGTCGAGTCCCGGCTGGACATGGACCTGGAGCAGGGCTGCCATGCGGAGGCGATCTCCGAACTCACGGCGCTCACCGCGGCCCATCCCCTCCGGGAGCGGCTGCGCGAGCTGCTGATGCTGGCGCTGTACCGCTCGGGGCGGCAGGCGGAGGCCCTGGCCGCCTACGCGGACACACGGCGGCTGCTGGCGGACGAGCTGGGCGTGGACCCGCGGCCGGGTCTTCAGGAACTCCAGCAGCGCATCCTTCAGGCGGACCCCGGCCTGGCGGAGCCCTCGGCCCCACTGGCCCCGGAGACCGCGGCCGCCCCGGTGCGCCCGGCCCAACTCCCCGCCACCGTCTCGGACTTCACCGGCCGGATGTCCTTCGTGTCCGAGCTGAGCGAGGTGCTGGCGGCGGCGTCGGCGTCCGAGGGCCAGGTGATGGCGGTGTCGGCGCTGGCGGGCATCGGCGGCGTGGGCAAGACGACGCTGGCCGTCCATGTCGCGCACCAGGCGCGCAGCGCCTTCCCGGACGGACAGCTCTACGTGGACCTGCAGGGAGCGGGCGCGCGGGCGGTCGCACCCGAAACGGTGCTTGGCTCCTTCCTGCGCGCCCTGGGCACGGCGGACTCGGCCATCCCCGACTCCCTGGAGGAGCGGGCGGCCCTGTACCGCTCGACCCTGGACGGCCGCCGGATCCTGGTCCTGCTGGACAACGCGCGGGACGCGGCCCAGGTACGCCCCCTGCTGCCCGGCATGGAGGGATGTGCGGCGCTGGTGACGTCGCGGGTGCGGATGGTCGACCTGGCCGGGGCCCATCTGGTCGACCTGGACGTGATGTCGCCGGAGGAGGCGATCCAGCTCTTCACCAAGATCGTGGGCGAGGAGCGGGTGGCTTCGGAGCGCGAGTCGGCGCTGGACGTGGTGGCGGCGTGCGGATTCCTGCCGCTGGCGATCAGGATCGCCGCCTCCCGCCTGGCGGCCCGGCGTACCTGGACGGTCTCGGTCCTCGCGGCGAAGCTCGCCGACGAACGACGCCGGCTGGACGAACTCCAGGCGGGCGACCTGGCCGTGAAGGCGACCTTCGAGCTCGGCTACGGGCAGTTGGAGCCGGCCCAGGCCCGCGCTTTCCGGCTGCTGGGGCTGGCGGACGGCCCGGACATCTCGCTGGCCGCGGCCGCGGCGGCGCTGGACCTTCCGATCGAGGAGACCGAGGACCTGCTGGAATCCCTCGTCGACACCTCACTCCTGGAGTCGGCCGCGCCCGGCCGCTACCGCTACCACGACCTGGTCCGGCTCTACGCGCGTGCGTGCGCCGAGCGGGACGAGCAGCCACCGGGCGAGCAGGCGGCCGCGATGTCGCGGATGCTCGACTTCTACCTGGCCACGGCCGCCGGGGTCTACGCGATCGAGCGGCCCGGGGACCGACTGGTGGACCACCTGGAGGTGACGGAGCACCCGGGGCTGCGGTTCACGGAGGGCAGCGCCGCCCTCGACTGGCTGTACAACGAGGCCTCGCCACTGCTGGCCTGCGTACGGCAGTCCGCCGGCACGGACCGGCTGCGGCGGGCGGTGGATCTGCTGTGGGCCGCCAAGGACCTCACCGAGTCCGGGGCCAACTCCCACCAGTACGAGACGACCGCACGGGCGATGTGCGACGCCACCCGGGTCGCGGGGGACGCACACGCGGAGGGCAGAGCGCGGACGACGTTCACCAATGTCCTGCTGGTCTCCGGCCGTATCCAACAGGCCGCCGAGCAGGCGCAGCTCGCCATGGAACTCGCCGCCTCCGCACGGGACGCCATGGCCATGAGCTGGGCGGCCAACGACCGGGGGCTCACACTCATGCACCAGGAGCAGTACGCGGAGGGCAAGCCGTTCTTCGAGCAGGCGATCGAGGGGTACGCCACGATCGGCAACCGGCCCCTCGAAGCGCTCAGCCTGTGCAACCTGTCGCGTGCGCACCTGGGCATGGGGAACATCGCCATGGCGGTGGAGATAGCGCAGCGGGCCCTTGCGGCGTACCTGGAGATCGGCCAGACCCTGCGCCTCGCCAACGGTCACTTCACCCTGGGCATCGCCCTGACGAGGGCCGACCGTCACACCGAGGCCCTCAGCCAGCTCTCCGACGCGCTGTCCGTCTTCGGCAGCCACCGGCAGCGGCTCTGGGAGGGCACGACCAACTTCCGGATCGCCGAGGTGCACCTGGCCGCCCGCCGCCCCGCGCAGGCGGCCCAGCACGCCGAGCAGGCCCTCGCGCTCGGCTGCATCGGCGGCGACCGGATGCAGGGCACCGTGCTGACGCTGCTGGGCCGGGCCCTCACCATGCTGGGGCAGGTGGACCGGGCCAGGGTCTGCTGGCGCGAGGCGCTCAACCT contains:
- a CDS encoding AfsR/SARP family transcriptional regulator; the encoded protein is MDGVPRVPEQWRPEDSAALRFSVLGPVRAWRGADSLPTGSPQQRALLAALLLREGRTATAGELIDALWGEEPPSQALAAVRTYASRLRKILSPGVLVSESGGYAVRLTDASGVGASLDLALAQELAADAEKAKATGDLCHARALLNKALSLWDGEVLASVPGPYAETQRARLEEWRLQLVESRLDMDLEQGCHAEAISELTALTAAHPLRERLRELLMLALYRSGRQAEALAAYADTRRLLADELGVDPRPGLQELQQRILQADPGLAEPSAPLAPETAAAPVRPAQLPATVSDFTGRMSFVSELSEVLAAASASEGQVMAVSALAGIGGVGKTTLAVHVAHQARSAFPDGQLYVDLQGAGARAVAPETVLGSFLRALGTADSAIPDSLEERAALYRSTLDGRRILVLLDNARDAAQVRPLLPGMEGCAALVTSRVRMVDLAGAHLVDLDVMSPEEAIQLFTKIVGEERVASERESALDVVAACGFLPLAIRIAASRLAARRTWTVSVLAAKLADERRRLDELQAGDLAVKATFELGYGQLEPAQARAFRLLGLADGPDISLAAAAAALDLPIEETEDLLESLVDTSLLESAAPGRYRYHDLVRLYARACAERDEQPPGEQAAAMSRMLDFYLATAAGVYAIERPGDRLVDHLEVTEHPGLRFTEGSAALDWLYNEASPLLACVRQSAGTDRLRRAVDLLWAAKDLTESGANSHQYETTARAMCDATRVAGDAHAEGRARTTFTNVLLVSGRIQQAAEQAQLAMELAASARDAMAMSWAANDRGLTLMHQEQYAEGKPFFEQAIEGYATIGNRPLEALSLCNLSRAHLGMGNIAMAVEIAQRALAAYLEIGQTLRLANGHFTLGIALTRADRHTEALSQLSDALSVFGSHRQRLWEGTTNFRIAEVHLAARRPAQAAQHAEQALALGCIGGDRMQGTVLTLLGRALTMLGQVDRARVCWREALNLYEQHGGAAQAEEVRALLTPATAA
- a CDS encoding LLM class F420-dependent oxidoreductase, which gives rise to MSASLGNTSFTYGIQLPVQSQSTLYAEAWEADAGPGDLVEIARTADRSGFDYVASCDHVAIPRRLASAMSTVWYDPVATLGFLASVTERVRLLSHVAVVGLRHPLLTAKQYATLDHLSGGRLILGVGAGHVQEEFEVLGVDFERRGAVLDECVDALRAALGPDEFPTHHGKLYDFEGLGQRPRPAQERVPVWVGGSSPAAVRRAAVRGDGWLPQGDPRERLPEQIARVRRLREEAGVVEPLVVGAITEPLYVGEPGWSVGRRTLSGDPEALAESLRAYRAMGVHQIQVRFRSRSRTELTDQMAAFGTEVAPLL
- a CDS encoding amidohydrolase family protein, whose product is METFPKIISVDDHTVEPPNVWRDRLPSQYRDTGPRIVRAPLKEMTFLGGKFAPVMGNPGDDGPIGDWWVYEDLHRPLTRLDTAVGYDRDEIKLEVITYEQMRPGSYDVPQRLADMDVNHVQSALCFPTFPRFCGQTFTEAKDRELGLLSVRAYNDWMVEEWCGPDAAGRLIPLTLIPLWDAELAAQEVRRNAARGVRAVAFSEIPPHLGLPSVHTDEWDPFLAACDETGTVIAMHIGSSSRMPSTSADAPPAVGSTITFANCCFSMVDWLMSGKFERFPNLKVMYAEGQIGWIPYILERADVVWEENRGWGGVADKVHRPPSELFTEHVYGCFFDDAFGLKNLDAIGVGNVLYETDYPHSDSTWPKSREVGEAQMGHLDADVVDRIVRRNAIELLGLTGDGLWAGPGGAR
- a CDS encoding response regulator transcription factor, with product MRSPRHVRTSKNSAQHGSRHSSAHVGTTAPADSSRKLSVALACADGDWPHEDWPAPDDPYVGRVLHLSPPYRELRERPSEGAVDVVVLRCEDPSTAFAELLKAMGAMSAPVIVLSPRRDTETVVEVFRGGAGYLVEGDYCTHMLSSAVMAATIGHTYLSPTACAALRDAARRMPGSGEATERMRALLSPREREIMELLSTGLGAQEIGLRLGLSEKTVRNNLSNIYAKLDARGGTDAVLRWLGAPYSDTLGPLGSTAR